The Rhizobium leguminosarum DNA segment ACCACGATGGCAAGGGCGGCGCAAGGCGGCGGCGCCATAAAGCCAAAGTCTTTATTCGATGCATGCCGTTGTCCGAAATCCGCTGCACACATTCTGGCGACATGCATCAGGTTACAGAGCCTTTATCCAAAAGAGGAAAGCCGTGAAAACGCTGGTGCTCGCCGTTCTGAATATCGTCCTGCTGCTTGTCATGCCGGCTGTCGCCTTCGGCCAGCAATCGCTGATTTCCGATCCGGAGATCTACGAGAAGAAACATTTCCAGGAGCAGTGCAAGACGGCCGAATTCGCCGACGGCTTCATCATCCGGCAGGACATCAACAATGACGGCCTGATCGATGCCGTGGTCAACGAGGGCCAGCTGACCTGCGACGGGCAGAAGGGGCCGCAGTGCAATGACGACGGCTGCACCTATAATTTCTATCTGCAGGTGGCGGAAGGCGGTTATTTCATGATCGCGACGGCGCAGATCTATGGCTACGACTTCGTCCAGCGCTTCGGCAACATGGTACTGGCGATGAAGATGCATCCGCGTTTCTGCGACCGCACAGAAGGTGATCCCTGCACCGTGACGGCGCGCGTGCGCGGGACGAAATTCGTCACCATTTCAAAAAAGTAACTCAGCCCGGATAGAGCTCGGATGTCCGGCCGGCGAGATAATAGCCGACCAGGCCGTACCATTCGCGGATCGCCGTCGCCATGTTCTGGGCGTTGAGGTTCGGCTGGGTGAAATCCAACCCCGGCCTCACCTCACCGTCGGTGCGATAATCGGTCGGCCAGGGCACGATATCGATGCCGAGCTTGCGGAAGATGCCGACGGAGCGCGGCATATGAAAACCTGAGGTGATAAGCAGGCAATTGGAAAGCCCCTGGCTTGCGAGGAATTCCTTGGTGTTGACGGCGTTTTCGAAGGTCGTGCGCGATTGCTTCTCCTCGATCAGGCGATCCCGGTTGACACCGAAGAGCGGGAAGAAACGCTCGGATGCCGCCGCATCGCCTTCGTAGATGCCCGAAAACGAGCCGTCGCCGCCCGACACCAGAATGCGCGACTGCGGAAATTTCTGCGCGAGCCGCAGGGCTTCGACGAAGCGGTCGGCCGCGGCGTTGAATTCTATGCCGTGGCGCGCCGTGTTCACCTCGTTTTCGAAAGCACCGCCGAGCACGATCATGCATTGCAGGCTCTCCGGATCGGCGGCGGGCTTTGCGAAGCGCTGCTCCAGCCCCTGCATCATGAGGTTGCCGGCCGTGGTGTAGAGCGTGACGAAGAGGATGAGGGCCGAACCGGCTCCGCCGAGGATACTTAAGGTACGCCAGTGCAAAAGGCCGGCAATGAGGGCAATGAAGAGGAGGAAGAATGCCAGCGACAACGGCTGAGCGAAAATCCAGACGAGCTTCGAAATCAGGAACAAGACCTACTCCTTGAGGATGGGCGGCGGTCCTTCCTATCCGATTCGACGGTAACAGGAATGCGACGGCTCTATTTCGCCCGCGCGACGGCCGATCGATGCGGCGCGATCTTCTGGTTGAAGCGCCGCTGAAGCGGCCGGGGGATGAACATGGCGGCAAGCGCAAGCACCATCGCAAAAAGGGAGACCAGCCACAGCGCATGCGCGCCGGTCAGTCGCGTCAGGAGGGCGCCAGCAATCGCCCCGAGCAGCATGCCGCCCCAGGGCACGATCTGGATCGTCCATTCGATACGGCGATCGCCGATGATCCAGCGGCCGATGCCGCGGCCGAAGCGCGACAGGGCGCCTGTGACATAAGTCAGCCCGATCGGCAGGCCTTCGATTTGCTCGACGGCGGCGTTCACCATGCCCATGGCAAGAACGATCAAATAGAAGCGCGCCAGCAGCAAGTTTTGCATCGTCATCATCGAAGCAAGTGCGAGGACGAGGCCGACGCATCCAAGCACCACGAAAATGCGGCGTTGCGAAAAATGGGCGATGACAATGCCGGCTGCATTGCCGAGCACGAAAACCAGGATGGCGGAGATCAGTACCGCCGCGTGATAAAGGTTGCCTTGGCTCAAGGCCAATGCCGCCCGCGTCGTATTGCCGGTCATGAAGGAGA contains these protein-coding regions:
- a CDS encoding YdcF family protein: MFLISKLVWIFAQPLSLAFFLLFIALIAGLLHWRTLSILGGAGSALILFVTLYTTAGNLMMQGLEQRFAKPAADPESLQCMIVLGGAFENEVNTARHGIEFNAAADRFVEALRLAQKFPQSRILVSGGDGSFSGIYEGDAAASERFFPLFGVNRDRLIEEKQSRTTFENAVNTKEFLASQGLSNCLLITSGFHMPRSVGIFRKLGIDIVPWPTDYRTDGEVRPGLDFTQPNLNAQNMATAIREWYGLVGYYLAGRTSELYPG
- a CDS encoding YoaK family protein, with the protein product MTRARRRRLIRTRRTMTGIALVGSISFLAGMTDATGLLLTGDFVSFMTGNTTRAALALSQGNLYHAAVLISAILVFVLGNAAGIVIAHFSQRRIFVVLGCVGLVLALASMMTMQNLLLARFYLIVLAMGMVNAAVEQIEGLPIGLTYVTGALSRFGRGIGRWIIGDRRIEWTIQIVPWGGMLLGAIAGALLTRLTGAHALWLVSLFAMVLALAAMFIPRPLQRRFNQKIAPHRSAVARAK